The sequence TTTGCTCTGAGGTTTCCTCAAAGGCTTTCTGCTCGCTTTCGCGTAAAGCGTTGATCTTCTCAAAGCACTGATCAATCAGTAGCCTGAGCTCATTTCGCTGATCGCGTTCCAGATCCATGGCCCTCAGCTCCCTTTGGTGATCTATCAGCAGGTTTTTTAAATCCCTGTAATTGGATTCAGCTAAGCTTTTTTTAATGCCGGTCAGTTCATCCCTGATCAGGGAAAAGGGTTTATTGCCGTTTTCCATAAATTGCCTTTTTTCAAAATTAATAAATCTTTCCTGTCTTGCTGGTCGTAATTGCAGGGGGGAGTGCTTGGCTCAGGATAAAAAAGCAATAAAATATTTCATTAATTCACAATTTGTTGATACTTTTCCATTGTTTTTTGACCTTAGGCAAGGGCTTTCCCTTATTTTTGCATAATCTCACGCTTGTTACAGACTTTTACCCTTTTTATGAATACGATCCGAATCCTCGATAAAACCTTTGCGCCTTTTATTGGTCACGAAAAGATACAGGAAGCCGTATTGAAGATTGGCCGGCAGATGCAGGCCGATTTTAAGGATGCTTCCCCCTTGTTTCTATGCGTGCTCAATGGCTCGTTTATCTTTGCGGCCGATTTGTTTAAGGTATATGAAGGCCCTGCCGAGATCAGTTTCATCAAGCTCTCATCCTATAAGGGTACCGCCACCACTGAAGAAGTAAAGACCGTCATTGGGCTTACGGAGGACATTAAGGGCCGCGACCTGGTAATCCTGGAGGACATCATCGACAGTGGGATCACCGTAGCGCATTTGGTGAAAGACCTCAGTCAATACAATCCGCGTTCCATTAAGATAGCCACCCTCTTGCTGAAGCCGGCAGCCCTGCGGACGGATATCCTTCCTGATTATGTGGGAATGGAGATCCCAAACGATTTCATTGTGGGTTATGGCCTTGACTACGATGGCTTTGGGCGCAACCTGAAGGATATCTATAAGATTGTTGAATAAACCATTAACATCCTCTATAGGAAAAATTCAAAGCTATGCTGAATATCGTGATTTTTGGACCTCCGGGTTCAGGTAAGGGTACCCAGTCGGCAAAGATTGTGGAAAAGTATGGGTTGGTGCATTTGTCCACCGGTGATTTGCTGCGTGAGGAAATGGCAAAGAACTCCCCGCTGGGCCAGGAGGTCAGGAAGTTCATTGACAAGGGCCTGCTAGTGCCGGATGAGATCATCATGCGCGAGTTGTATGAGAAAGCCTCTGAACACCTGGATGCACCCGGGATGATTTTTGACGGCTTTCCGCGTACACTGGTACAGGCGGAGATGCTTGACCAGATGCTGAATAATAAGGGGATCCCTGTTGACCTGGTGCTTTCGGTAGAGGTAGAGGAGGAAGAGCTCTTCAACCGGATGATGGGCCGTGCGCAGGATTCAGGCAGGAGTGACGATCAGGCTCACATCATCAGGCATCGCATTGAAGTGTACAAGAACCAGACCCTTCCCCTGATTGATTATTACAAGAAACAGGGCAAAATCGCTGTCGTAAATGGAATGTCACCTGTTGCGGTCGTGTTTGAACGGATCACCAGGGCCATTGATACTTATCTGTCAACAAAAGTGATCCTTCCTGAGATCAATTAAATGCTTGCACCAGCCAGGGCTTTTCGTGCGGGCCGGGAGATAAAAGGATGAATTCAAATTTTATTGATTACGTCAAGATTTTCTGCACCTCAGGAAAGGGAGGAGCAGGCTCTGCCCATTTGCGCCGCGAAAAGTTTGTGCCCAAGGGTGGTCCCGACGGGGGCGACGGAGGGCGCGGAGGAAACGTAATCGTGAAAGGCAACAGCCAGTTGTGGACCCTCTTGCATTTGCGCTACACCAAACACGTACACGCCGAAGCAGGCCAGGCGGGCGGGAAGCAGCAGCGCAGCGGGGCCGCAGGGAAGGATGTGATCATTGAAGTGCCCTTGGGTTCCGTGGCCAAGGATGCCGAGACAGGCGAGGTGCTGGCAGAGGTGATGGAGGATGGACAGACCATAGTGCTGCTCCCCGGTGGACGCGGTGGACTGGGTAATACCCATTTTAAATCGAGCACCTTTCAGACGCCCCGCTTCGCGCAACCCGGTGAGCCAGGGCAGGAGCTGTGGGTGATCTTTGAACTGAAGGTGCTGGCTGATGTAGGGCTGGTAGGCTTCCCCAATGCCGGGAAATCTACGCTGCTTTCAGTAGTATCGGCAGCAAAGCCTGAGATCGCCGATTATCCCTTCACTACTTTGGTCCCCAACCTGGGGATGGTGGCCTATCGCGACATGCAGTCGTTTGTGATGGCCGATATACCCGGCATCATCGAGGGGGCCCACGAGGGCCGCGGACTGGGTCACCGCTTCCTCAGGCATATCGAACGCAACTCCGTGCTGCTGTTTATGATCCCGGCCGATAACGAGGACATTGGAAAGGAATACGACATCCTGCTCAACGAACTGGGGCTGTATAACCCCGAACTCCTGGATAAGAAACGTCTGCTGGCAATCAGCAAATGCGACCTGCTGGATGAAGAAGGCCTGGCTTCACTGGAGAAGAAAATTCCCAAAGTGCCCTGGGTGATGATCTCCTCACATACCCAGATGGGCATCATGAAACTGAAGGATAAGCTGTGGCAGATGATGAATGAGGAAGAGAGATGAGAAGTGGGAGATGAGAAGTGAGAGATGAGAGGTGAGGCCAATAGCTAATAGTCAATAGCCAAAAGAACATTATATGGATTTTTTGCTGGAACTGGATAAGGAAATTTTCCTGTTTTTGAACGACCTTCACAATGGCTTCTTCGACCAGGTGATGTTTTATATTAGTGAAAAGTGGGCCTGGATTCCATTGTATGTCTTATTGCTTTTCCTGGTCTTCAGGCGGTATCGCTGGAATGGTTTTGTGGTTTTGCTGATGGTGGTGGTATTGGTTACCCTGAGTGATCAACTGTCGGTATTGATGAAAAACACTTTTATGCGTCTGCGGCCTTGTCATGAGCCGGACCTTGAGGGGCTGGTGCACATCGTCAGGGGCAGATGTGGCGGAAAGTTTAGTTTTGTTTCTTCACACGCGACCAACACCTTTGCCCTGGCCACCTTTATGAGCTATTTACTGGGGGATAAACTCCGCTGGATGGTTCCCCTGATGTTCACCTATTCAGGGTTGAATGCCTACAGCCGCATATACCTGGGGGTGCATTACCCTGGCGATGTGATCTTTGGTGCCCTGCTGGGTGTGCTGATCGGGATGTTTGTTTGGCTGCTCTGGAAATGGGTCAATCGTTTATTTCCAATACGAAAAAAAGGCAGCCTGGCCTGATGGCTAAGATCCGGATACCTTGCCTTCAATCTTTTCGGGTTCCACCTTATAGATCTCCACGTTGTTAACGGCGGGTGCATTATAAGAGAAGTCCTTGCCAGTGTACTTGCGCATAATGACATTCAGGATGCGGGCCTTCTCCTCATAATCATCCACGAAAACCACCTTGCCATAGGCCAGCACACTGCGGTAATCCATCCCGTAGCTGCAGGCCACAGTCTCGTTGCGAAAGAAAATATTATGGTCAGTGCTGAAGGCAATGCAGACCTCAGGGTTATCTTTCATTATGTCGATCTTCCGGCCTGTTTTGGCTGAGTGGAGGTATATGACCCCATCCTCATAACCGAAATTCATGGGCAGGACATAGGGCTTGCCTTCCGGATCGACCATTCCAATAAAACAGGTATCACACTTATCGATGATGTCTTGGATTTCCTTCTTATCGTATGTCATTCTGGTTCTCATACTGGCATATTTTTAACAAAAATAGCAAAAAGAAGCCGCAAAAGCATATGCTGATGCGGCTTCAATATTTTTTTATCATTCTTTTAGTAGATGCTCAGGGGGCTTACCAGCCTGTTGTTTTTGGTTTCCACCATCAGGTAGTAAAGGCCGGCTTTGATTCCGCTGAGGTCCATTTCTCGGGTGAGGCTTCCGGTTTCCTGAACGTTTTCGCTGCGCACCACCTGACCGCGCTGGTCAATGATGCGGATGAAAGCAGGGGTGGCGTCAGGGTTGAAGAAAGAAACGTTCACTTTGCTGCTGGCAGGGTTGGGATAGATCACCAGCCCATCTTCAGTGCTTTCCGGCAAGTCAGCATCGAGGCAGGCATCGAAGGTCACCACCACGGTGTCGCGTGTGGTGCATCCATAGGCATTGGTCACCTCAACCCAAATGGTGGTTTCCGGACCAAATTCTTCATTGGTAACCCAGAGATGGGGTTTGGTTTCGCCATTTGACCAGAGATAACTGCTGTATCCAGTGCCGGCATTAAGCAGGTCTAGATGATTCACGCAAAGGGTGAAGTCTTCTCCAAGGTCCACTTCAGGGGAGGGCATGAGGGAAAGCACCATCGAATGCTCTGCCTTCACCTCATCGCCTCTCAGCGCCTGGAGGGTAAGGGTCACCTGTCCTGCCATGATATCCTGGGTCCCGGGAGTATAGGTGGTCTCCACCATGGCGGGGTCTTCAAACGTACCGTCGCCGCTGGTAATCCACAACACCTCTTCATACTGGCTGGCAAAGCCTTCGAGCAGGAAGGGCTCTGATCCGCATTGCTCGCTGTCGAAGCCTGCAAAGGCAACGGTATGGATCGTGGCAGGCATTTCAATGTTGTCTATCCAGGCTGCATCCGCTCCTGAGGATACGGAATAATCCTTTACATAAACCCACTGGAAGGTGTGGACTCCTTCAACAACAGCATAGGAGAATTTCTCCCAGTCCTGGTTGCCTGACCAGCGATCGAGGCGCACGCCATCCATAAAGAATTCAAGCCAGTCGTAGGAGTTTTCTGAGGAGACCTTGCGGTAAAAGGAAATGGTATCATTGGCCACCACATCGATGGTCAGGGATAATCCTGTAGAAGAACTATGGCTGATGGTACCGCTTTTGGCAGAAAATTCACCTTCAAAAACTTCATCGGAAACGATCTGCCATGCTGTATTTCCTGTTTCCTCCCATTCAAACTGATCAAAGTCAGCGCTTTCCCAGTCTTCGATGATCAGGCCCACCTTCAGGTAGTAATCCTTGTTGATGGCATATGGTCCGGAAGAAAGGTCAAAGTTGACCGAAGAGGTAGTTCCCGGAGGGATAGATCCGTGAGCGCTCACCCCAAAATTGGCCAGGAAAAACCCATCCTGTGCAATCGAGGTCGCGGAAATTTCCTGCTCATTGATCACGATCAGGGGATCGTCAGGAACAAGGGTAAGGATCAGGCTTTCGGATGGGATTTGTCCAGTGTTTTCAACCTTAAACTGGATGATGGCAGACTCGCCGGGATCCAAACGGCCATTGCCGTTGCCGTCTTCGGTATCAATGATTTTCAACTGTGTGACCTCAAGCCGGGGAGCATATCCGGTTTCATAAAAACGGCTCCTCCAGATGGTTTCTTCTTCATCCACAAAGGCTTCAATAATAAAAGAAAGCTCATGTTTTCCTGGCATATCCTCGGAAGTCTGGAAAGAAAATACATTTTCGAGGGTCTTCACTTCGCCGGCCTGGAAATCACCAAAAACAGCAACGCTGTCAATAAGCCCTGCATAATCAGATGTCAGCAACAGGCGTGCTTGCACACCGGAAATATCCTCTTCCGTTGGATTCTCCATGACAAGGGTAAGAGAGATGTTTTCACCGGGATTTACGAGACTGTTATCGTTACCCTCGTTTTCATTGATCTCGTGTGAAACGTAACGGATTCCCATATAGGGGGTTTCTTCCACTGCGGCAAAGGCATCGATTCTTCCGCTTCCAAAGGTGTTGCTTTTTCCCAGTGAAAAAGGAAGTGCCGTGGTCTCAAGGATCTCGCTGATCTGTTCAGGGGTGATGCCCGGGTTCTTGGAGATCATCAGCGCCATCAGGCCTGCTACTGCAGGGGTAGCCATGGAAGTACCGCTCTTATTGGTGTAACCTGAGTTGTTATTATAGGTCAGGGAGGTAATGCTGGAACCGGGGGCCACTACATCCGGGCGAATAAGGCCAGTGCCGGGGTTGTATAGGTAATCATTGAAAGGAGCGATGTTCTGCCAGGTTACCGGCCCGCGGCTGGAGAAGCTCGAGATGGCATCCGTATTGGTGGTTGAACCCACAGAAACCACTGCGGAATTACCACCGGTTGCGGTCTGATTGGGGTGGGTCCAGGGTGGGGGAATGTCCCCGGGTGTCCTTACCTGGCTGGGAGGGGTGTCGGAATAGGATTCGCCCTCATTTCCTGCTGCTACCGAAGCAATGACGCCTGCTGCCAGAGCATTGTTCATGGTGGTGCGCCACATGCTGCGGTCAGGGCCCCAGGCGTGTTTCCAGCCCAATGAAAGGCTCATCACCCTTGCGCCGTGCTCAGCTGAGAACTGGATGGCAGCCCATACCCCGGCTTCTGTGCCACTACCGCCTGCATCAAGCACCTTGAGTGCCATAATGGTGGCCGAAGGGGCTACGCCAGTCTGGGTGCCTGCAGTGCCATTGCCTGCAACGGTACCGGCGCAGTGGGTGCCGTGTCCGTTGTCATCCATGGGATTGTTACTGTTGTTCAGGAAGTTATAACCATGGTAAGGGTATGCAATACTGGCCCACATATGCCCGGCCAGGTCTAAGTGGTTGTAATTCACCCCGCTGTCGATTACCGCTACGATTACTTCCTCACCTGTGTAGCCTTC is a genomic window of Bacteroides sp. containing:
- the hpt gene encoding hypoxanthine phosphoribosyltransferase; translation: MNTIRILDKTFAPFIGHEKIQEAVLKIGRQMQADFKDASPLFLCVLNGSFIFAADLFKVYEGPAEISFIKLSSYKGTATTEEVKTVIGLTEDIKGRDLVILEDIIDSGITVAHLVKDLSQYNPRSIKIATLLLKPAALRTDILPDYVGMEIPNDFIVGYGLDYDGFGRNLKDIYKIVE
- a CDS encoding adenylate kinase, with the translated sequence MLNIVIFGPPGSGKGTQSAKIVEKYGLVHLSTGDLLREEMAKNSPLGQEVRKFIDKGLLVPDEIIMRELYEKASEHLDAPGMIFDGFPRTLVQAEMLDQMLNNKGIPVDLVLSVEVEEEELFNRMMGRAQDSGRSDDQAHIIRHRIEVYKNQTLPLIDYYKKQGKIAVVNGMSPVAVVFERITRAIDTYLSTKVILPEIN
- the obgE gene encoding GTPase ObgE translates to MNSNFIDYVKIFCTSGKGGAGSAHLRREKFVPKGGPDGGDGGRGGNVIVKGNSQLWTLLHLRYTKHVHAEAGQAGGKQQRSGAAGKDVIIEVPLGSVAKDAETGEVLAEVMEDGQTIVLLPGGRGGLGNTHFKSSTFQTPRFAQPGEPGQELWVIFELKVLADVGLVGFPNAGKSTLLSVVSAAKPEIADYPFTTLVPNLGMVAYRDMQSFVMADIPGIIEGAHEGRGLGHRFLRHIERNSVLLFMIPADNEDIGKEYDILLNELGLYNPELLDKKRLLAISKCDLLDEEGLASLEKKIPKVPWVMISSHTQMGIMKLKDKLWQMMNEEER
- a CDS encoding phosphatase PAP2 family protein, with translation MDFLLELDKEIFLFLNDLHNGFFDQVMFYISEKWAWIPLYVLLLFLVFRRYRWNGFVVLLMVVVLVTLSDQLSVLMKNTFMRLRPCHEPDLEGLVHIVRGRCGGKFSFVSSHATNTFALATFMSYLLGDKLRWMVPLMFTYSGLNAYSRIYLGVHYPGDVIFGALLGVLIGMFVWLLWKWVNRLFPIRKKGSLA
- a CDS encoding pyridoxamine 5'-phosphate oxidase family protein, with amino-acid sequence MRTRMTYDKKEIQDIIDKCDTCFIGMVDPEGKPYVLPMNFGYEDGVIYLHSAKTGRKIDIMKDNPEVCIAFSTDHNIFFRNETVACSYGMDYRSVLAYGKVVFVDDYEEKARILNVIMRKYTGKDFSYNAPAVNNVEIYKVEPEKIEGKVSGS
- a CDS encoding S8 family serine peptidase — protein: MKRFYPVLFLFINLILAQSLWAQPMITPSLQETISEKSAEEFISVNIRLTAQYDEALLLENSRQQRNLSDRRAYVVNTLKAFALQEQAGLISLLRELEAQGKVKDIMPLWIGNLVNCQMLPEVIDVLALRKDLARLDYNKMQQVLDTEILEEPIPEIKSDQLKSGKSIVWSVDLINAPEVWAEGYTGEEVIVAVIDSGVNYNHLDLAGHMWASIAYPYHGYNFLNNSNNPMDDNGHGTHCAGTVAGNGTAGTQTGVAPSATIMALKVLDAGGSGTEAGVWAAIQFSAEHGARVMSLSLGWKHAWGPDRSMWRTTMNNALAAGVIASVAAGNEGESYSDTPPSQVRTPGDIPPPWTHPNQTATGGNSAVVSVGSTTNTDAISSFSSRGPVTWQNIAPFNDYLYNPGTGLIRPDVVAPGSSITSLTYNNNSGYTNKSGTSMATPAVAGLMALMISKNPGITPEQISEILETTALPFSLGKSNTFGSGRIDAFAAVEETPYMGIRYVSHEINENEGNDNSLVNPGENISLTLVMENPTEEDISGVQARLLLTSDYAGLIDSVAVFGDFQAGEVKTLENVFSFQTSEDMPGKHELSFIIEAFVDEEETIWRSRFYETGYAPRLEVTQLKIIDTEDGNGNGRLDPGESAIIQFKVENTGQIPSESLILTLVPDDPLIVINEQEISATSIAQDGFFLANFGVSAHGSIPPGTTSSVNFDLSSGPYAINKDYYLKVGLIIEDWESADFDQFEWEETGNTAWQIVSDEVFEGEFSAKSGTISHSSSTGLSLTIDVVANDTISFYRKVSSENSYDWLEFFMDGVRLDRWSGNQDWEKFSYAVVEGVHTFQWVYVKDYSVSSGADAAWIDNIEMPATIHTVAFAGFDSEQCGSEPFLLEGFASQYEEVLWITSGDGTFEDPAMVETTYTPGTQDIMAGQVTLTLQALRGDEVKAEHSMVLSLMPSPEVDLGEDFTLCVNHLDLLNAGTGYSSYLWSNGETKPHLWVTNEEFGPETTIWVEVTNAYGCTTRDTVVVTFDACLDADLPESTEDGLVIYPNPASSKVNVSFFNPDATPAFIRIIDQRGQVVRSENVQETGSLTREMDLSGIKAGLYYLMVETKNNRLVSPLSIY